Proteins encoded within one genomic window of Leptolyngbya sp. SIO1E4:
- a CDS encoding alpha/beta hydrolase: MLGFGFTASLPSVAIAPSTIRQHLYATWQQLINRPVILLGASLGGAIAIDFALRHPDCVERLILVDSVGFSGSFPR; the protein is encoded by the coding sequence ATATTGGGATTTGGCTTCACGGCCTCTCTGCCGTCTGTCGCCATCGCACCTAGCACGATTCGTCAGCATCTTTACGCCACTTGGCAGCAATTAATTAACCGCCCGGTCATACTGCTGGGCGCTTCGCTAGGTGGGGCGATCGCCATTGACTTTGCGCTGAGGCATCCTGACTGTGTAGAGCGGCTCATTCTGGTGGATAGCGTCGGCTTTTCTGGAAGTTTTCCGCGCTGA